The segment ccctccggACGAACCTTCCCATGCTGACTGCGGCCAGGTTCATGCAGCTCTCTCCCCGCGGGCACAACGGGCAGCGCGGGGCCCTGCGGGCGCTCTCCTTCCCCAAACCTCCTGCGCTCAGCCCCCCGCCTCTCCCGTTCCCGTTCCCATTGCCGGGGGGTTCCCCGGGGAACGTTCGGGTGCCGGGGGCTGGCGCCCTGCTCTCCCCCCGGTGCCGCCGGGGAGCCCCTCACCTGGTTGAACTCCTCGTCGGCGTAGATGTCGATCAGGTCCACTCCCTCGGACATAGTTCCCGACGGGGGCCGGGACCGGggcggcaccgggaccgggaccgggacgagcagcagcagcacactaAGGGGGGGCACTGCGGgacgggggggggcggctgtCACTGCCGGtgccccccggtccccccccaactccccccggtgccccccggtgtccccaccccccccccatcccctcccggTGCGGCCTCCCCGCGGCCTGGCCCCCCCCCAAGCCCGGTtccgccccccccggcccggtgCCGCCCCCCTCGTCCCGGttccgcccccccccagccccggtcccggtcccggtcccggtcccggccccgggTGCAAGGGGAGGGGGTCGcggcccctccccgccccccccccgcccctcccggtGCCGCCCGCAGGCCCCGCGCTCACCGCCACCGCCAGCGCCGCCGCGCCTCGCCCCGCCCCTTCCGGCCTCCGCCCGCCCAGCCCCGCCCCTTCCGGCCGCCGCCCCGGGTTGACCATAGAGACGGGAGGGGCCGCGGGGGTAGAGCGGCTccctgggggaggggggggggagggggcggtggaGGTGTCATGGCGGCGGGCAGGgtgagaggggaggggagtgggggggattggggggaatggggggctgggggaggggaaTTGGGGCCTGAGGGGGGGAATGGGAGCTTGGGGGATGTAGGGGGGGAGGTtatgggggcggggggggaattgggggctgtgggggggcgGGGATTAGGGcattggggctttggggggggtttgggggggcgcATGTGGGGTGAGggattggggctggggggggtaaAAGGGGCAAGATGTGGGGattggggggctggggagggggaatggggggctgggggactcgtggggggggtgggggggttaggggtagtgggggctgcggggggaatGGGGAGGTGTGTCGGGGGAATTGGGGCCTGGGGGGGTCGCATGTGGGGTGTGGGATTGGGGCCTGGCTTGGGGTGGGGTGAGGATTAGGGGCAgcagggcttggggggggggaattggggtgcTGTGGGTGGGGAATTGGAGTCcaggggggtgggtggggatTAGGGGCGGTGGGGTTGGTGTGGGGGGGTGTAGcctggggctgtgttaaggttGGCACCTGACGCccccgctgctgccccagcccctctcgCAGCTCTGCTCGCTGCCCCGCTGGGCCCTGCACCGGcccctgctgctgtgtgcccagCGTGGCTACTGCGGGGACTCGCCGAGCGACTCGGGGAAGGACGTGCTGGAGATCCCCCTGCCCCCCTGGCAGGAGCGCCCCGACGAGCCGCTGCCCACCAAGAGGGCCCGGCTGCTGTACGAGAGCAGGAAGAGGGGCATGCTGGAGAACTGCATCCTGCTCAGGTGAGGCACGGgctgcccggcccccccggcgcTCAGGAGGCGAGCGTAGCTGCCACGCAACTCAGCTCACTGCTACATCCCCTAATTAGCAAGGAAAAGCTCTGGGCGTTGCAGGAATCAGCTTGATGGGGCAGGGCTCGGTCAGATCCCAAGCCCTGAGGAGATGTTGTGTTGCTTGGGGGGGAGCTGGCAAGCATCTGAGGAGCTGCACCGAGCTGTCGGATAAATCACTGCTTGGTCggtgcagctgctggcaggacGGTGCCAGAGGCAGCGCGTGAGAGGTCTGGAGGAAGCTCCTAGCTGGTGGCTGAGTCCAAAACCCTTGGGGAGGATTTTTGGGGCCTCCTGGGCTTCTCCTGTGGTAGGTAACAAAGCTTAACCCGAGGTgtagggcaggaggcagcacacagcagctcctcccagccctctgGTGTCACGTAGagagccaggcagcagctgccgtgccagccctgctcttcCTCCACGCCCCACACTcatcctcctgcctcccctttCCAGCCTCTTTGCGAAGGAGAACCTGAACCGCATGAGCGAACGGCAGCTGAACCTCTACGACCGGCTCATCAACGAGCCCAGCAACGACTGGGACATTTATTACTGGGCCACAGGTACGTGTGGCCACCGAGGTGGCAccgggctgcaggagctgggcttggtGTGCTGGGCGCCCTGGGGCTGCGTGGGGCCGCTCTCCTTATTTTTGCTCTTCTGATTTTTCCGCTCTTCTTATTTTTGCCACAGAAGCGAAGCCCACGCCAGCCGTGTTTGAGAACGAGGTGATGGCCATGCTGAGGGAGTTTgccaagaacaagaagaaggaGCAGAGGCTGCGGCAGCCGGACCTGGAGTACCTCTTCGAGCCCCCACGCTGACGGGTGGCTGTCgttccccctccccgccctctggagcagaggaggggcagcgggggccctGCAGAAACACCAGTGCTGCCGccctccctgctctcctcctcctctggcaGCGGCTCCCGCGGACTCTCAGGGCTTGATGAATAAAGCTGTGGCTGCTAGCCCTGCCGCTCGCCTTGCCTGGctgcccctcctgctgcacgcCGGGCTCTGCTCTGGGGTGGAGGTGGCAGCCGCGGGGACCTCGCTCCGCTGCGTGCCAGGGGGTGTCCTGTGGGCCCTCAGCCacccctggtgctcctcagcctgacCCTGGGAGCCCGCAGTGCCACCACAGCTGGTCCCCAGCGCCCTCCGCAGGGTGTCCCAGCCGGGCTGGTGTCCCCAGGCAGCAGTGACAGTCCCTGTGTGGCCGCGGTCACCGCGCGTCACCGTGCCGGTTACCTGGAGACAGCACGGCGCTCCTGGCTTCCGCAGCGACGTCCTGCAGCCACCGGGTCCCTGTGGTGGCACCGTGGGGACAGCGGGCACCCCAGCAGCATGCCGTCCACCCGTCCGTTTGTCTGTCCCCGCGCCAAGCTGCGctccctgccctggggctcgcctgccctggggctgggcccCTTCAGCGCGAAGCCACGTgcaggggacagcggggacctGATGGATTTCTACGCCACCACCTACGCCGTGGCTTACGGtagggctgtggggcagccctcctccccccccccaggagctgtAGGGGGCTCACCAGCCTGGCTGAGCCCCCCTGTGTCACCCAGGCCACCCCGGTTTCCGTCCCTTCCTCGGCCACCACGTGGGCGCTGGCTTCGTCTCCAACACCCGCTCCGATGCCGCTGGCCTCATCCGCCCGCGCAGCGCGGCAGGGGGGTGCGTACCCCTGCGgcggggaggggacaggggCACTTTTTGGGGGCCCCCCTGCTCACAGCCGTCCTGAACTCTTGCCACAGCCCCTTCTGGGACACCACCATGGCTGAGCACTTccagcccctcctgctccccgaCGGCCGGAGCCTGCTGCCGCGGCATGTCCACCAGCCGGGCAGCGGCTACGGCCGCGAGCAGCCCCTTCCTCACCTCCGTGCTGGGGCGGTGAGCCCCCCGCCCGCCTCCGGGGAGCATGGTGCTGATCCTGCCCAGACAGGTACGGTTTTGGGGGGACAGCTCCAAGCCCGGGAAGGTTTGGGGGTCCCAGAAGCCCGCTGCCCTGCACAACCCCAAAAAGCAGGGGGATGCCCTAGGCTGTGCGAgctccagagcagcagggctgagacCCCCCACCCTATTTCCCACCCCACAGACGTCCTGCAGAGGACAACCATCGGTGCCAAGGAGGAGACGGGCTTCACCAGGGCCACCCCATTGAGCGGCGTCATCCTGCCGGCAGCACCGGGCCAGCCtgtgagcccccagccccctcggctcccctcttccccctccAACACCCGACACGCATTTCTCTCCCGCAGCTCGGggccagcaccaccaccacgcACTACCTGCCCCCCCATAGCGGCACGGTAAGAGGGACGGGGTGGCGAGGTGACCCCCAATTGAGGACCCCCACATCCCATCCCTCCCCATCCCAAACAGGGCGGCAGGGCGCTCCCGGTGCTGGCGCGGGGCTCCGACAGAGGCAGCGGCTTCAGCCGGGAGACCCCCCTGAGCGTGCCGGTGAGTGGCTCCCGTCCTGTCCCCGTcccgtgtgtcccccccccagcctcacccGCTGTCCCCACACAGGTctcgccccgctgccccccggtcCTGCTCGTCTCCCGGgggctgcaggccccctgcccGGCCCAGGCCCATTTGCGGGGCCAGCAGAGCACCGGCAGGATGGTGGGTGCGCACCCCGAccctcccagtacccccagtaCCCCCAGCACCACGGGGCTGGGCGCCCACCCCTCTGTTCCCCCCATAGGAGCCGTCGGGGTTCACCACCAACAACGGCTGTGCCGCGACCCCCCCGTGGACCCCGAGCCCCGCAGCACCAGGTGAGTGCAGCCGGGATGGGGGGCGCGGAtacggggtgggggggcccaGCCCTTACCCCTCGCCCCTTGGTTTCACAGCACAGCCCGGGCCCAGCCGCACGGCGCGGCCCTGGGGGGGCGTCCAGGCCCCGCGGCACAGCGGCTTCGGCACCAGCAACCTGCGCACGGCgctggggggcggcggcggcaccgggcTCACGGCCCCCACCCCGTAAAAAAAGGCTGGGGAGGGGCATTAAAGGAGAGGGGGCCGAGGGGGCGTGGCTTCGAGATCGGGGGCGTGGTCaaagggggagggggcgtggtcTGAGCGCGATGGGGGCGTGGTTTACGCGAAGGGGGTGTGGTCCCAGGTTAAAGGGGGCGTGGTCTGGGGCTAGGGGGCGTGGCCATTGATGAATAGGGGGCGTGGTCATGGCCAAGGGGGCGTGGCTCCTGCTTCGGGGGCGTGGTCTGAGCGCGGAGGGGCGTGGCCTTGGGTTTAGGGGCGTGGCCTAGAACTCGGGGGCGTGGTCTGAGCGCGATGGGGGCGTGGTTTATGCGATGGGGGCGTGGTTTATGCGAAGGGGGCGTGGTCACTTGTGAATAGGGGGCGTGGCCCCAACCAAGGGGGCGTGGCTTTGGTCTCGGGGGCGTGGTCTGAGCGCGGAGGGGGCGTGGTCCCGGCCCTGTGGGTGTTCCCCGCGGCTCCCCGTGCCCCCGCCGTgcggtgctgggtgctggcggCTCCGTGCGTACCGGGGGCGATGGGCAGCGGTGGCTCGGCGCGGCCAGTGTCGGCCGAGGGCCCCGGGGGCTCAGAGCAGCGCCTGGAGGTGCGCGGCGGGCGGCTGCCGGCGGCGCTGTGGGCGCAGCGCGGGCTGGTCAAGCTGTACCTGAGCGGCGCGGGGCTGCGGGAGCTGCCGGCCGAGCTGGCGGCGCTGCGGCACCTCCGCACGCTGGCCCTGGACGGCAacgagctgctggaggtgcccgAGGCGCTGTGCCGCCTGCCGCGCCTGGCCTACCTCTACCTGGGCCGCAacgggctgcaggggctgccgcCCGCCTTCGCCCGCCTGCAGAGCCTGCGCTgcctctggctggagggcaactTCGTGGCCCGCTTCCCCCGCGCCCTGCTGGGCCTGCCCggcctgcacagcctgcagctgggcGACAACCGCCTGGCGCGCCTGCCCCGCGCCCTGCCCCGCATGGCCGGCCTGCGCGGGCTCTGGCTCTACGGCAACCGCTTCGAGGAGTTCCCCCCGGCCCTGCTGCGCATGGGCCAGCTCCGCGTCCTCGACCTGGACCGCAACCGCATCGCCCGCTTCCCCGACCTGGCCGGCCTGGCCGGGCTGCGCCTGCTCTCCTACGACCACAACCCCGTGCGGAGGCCGCCCCGCGTGGCCGACGCCGTGCAGCTGGTGGGTGACGGGGCGCAGGAGTACATGGAGGCGCGGGAGGAGCGCCTGCAGGGCCTCCGGAGCCAGGgcgagaaggaggaggaggaggaggaaggcgccGAGGCCTCCCCGGCGGCCCCTGGGGATGGCTCCCCGCTGCTGGGGGACGCGGAGGGCGGCGGTGCGGCCCTGccgggctcccccggggagacgtgaggtgctgtgctgcagctggacaCCCCCAGGATGTGCCACCAGGCTGCCGAGGACCAGCATCTCCCACCTAGGGCGTGCAGAATGGGAAGCCTGCAGCCTCTGCACAAGGGAAAGCAGTCCCCAATTTGCTGGGACCACAAAGAGCCGCCACCTGGACCCGCAGGGCTCATGGCTTGCATCCACAAGTCCACCTTAGAGCACCCTGCGTAAGCACAGGGCTCAAGCACCGGACAAGGGAAgcctccctctgcctgctgggcGGCCCTGCAGACCCTGCTCACCCACAGGACAGGCGTCCCTGAGAAGCTGGTGTCCCAGGAGCACGGCTCTGGGGACGTTCCTACACCGAGCTGCAGGTGCCTCACCGCCTCCACGGGTGCCTTTTGCTCCTGCTTCCACGGGGCA is part of the Anas platyrhynchos isolate ZD024472 breed Pekin duck chromosome 5, IASCAAS_PekinDuck_T2T, whole genome shotgun sequence genome and harbors:
- the SDHAF2 gene encoding succinate dehydrogenase assembly factor 2, mitochondrial translates to MAAGRPLSQLCSLPRWALHRPLLLCAQRGYCGDSPSDSGKDVLEIPLPPWQERPDEPLPTKRARLLYESRKRGMLENCILLSLFAKENLNRMSERQLNLYDRLINEPSNDWDIYYWATEAKPTPAVFENEVMAMLREFAKNKKKEQRLRQPDLEYLFEPPR
- the SAXO4 gene encoding stabilizer of axonemal microtubules 4 isoform X1 — translated: MPSTRPFVCPRAKLRSLPWGSPALGLGPFSAKPRAGDSGDLMDFYATTYAVAYGHPGFRPFLGHHVGAGFVSNTRSDAAGLIRPRSAAGGPFWDTTMAEHFQPLLLPDGRSLLPRHVHQPGSGYGREQPLPHLRAGAVSPPPASGEHGADPAQTDVLQRTTIGAKEETGFTRATPLSGVILPAAPGQPLGASTTTTHYLPPHSGTGGRALPVLARGSDRGSGFSRETPLSVPVSPRCPPVLLVSRGLQAPCPAQAHLRGQQSTGRMEPSGFTTNNGCAATPPWTPSPAAPGECSRDGGRGYGVGGPSPYPSPLGFTAQPGPSRTARPWGGVQAPRHSGFGTSNLRTALGGGGGTGLTAPTP
- the LRRC10B gene encoding leucine-rich repeat-containing protein 10B, with product MGSGGSARPVSAEGPGGSEQRLEVRGGRLPAALWAQRGLVKLYLSGAGLRELPAELAALRHLRTLALDGNELLEVPEALCRLPRLAYLYLGRNGLQGLPPAFARLQSLRCLWLEGNFVARFPRALLGLPGLHSLQLGDNRLARLPRALPRMAGLRGLWLYGNRFEEFPPALLRMGQLRVLDLDRNRIARFPDLAGLAGLRLLSYDHNPVRRPPRVADAVQLVGDGAQEYMEAREERLQGLRSQGEKEEEEEEGAEASPAAPGDGSPLLGDAEGGGAALPGSPGET
- the SAXO4 gene encoding stabilizer of axonemal microtubules 4 isoform X2, with product MPSTRPFVCPRAKLRSLPWGSPALGLGPFSAKPRAGDSGDLMDFYATTYAVAYGHPGFRPFLGHHVGAGFVSNTRSDAAGLIRPRSAAGGPFWDTTMAEHFQPLLLPDGRSLLPRHVHQPGSGYGREQPLPHLRAGAVSPPPASGEHGADPAQTDVLQRTTIGAKEETGFTRATPLSGVILPAAPGQPLGASTTTTHYLPPHSGTGGRALPVLARGSDRGSGFSRETPLSVPVSPRCPPVLLVSRGLQAPCPAQAHLRGQQSTGRMEPSGFTTNNGCAATPPWTPSPAAPAQPGPSRTARPWGGVQAPRHSGFGTSNLRTALGGGGGTGLTAPTP